From Passer domesticus isolate bPasDom1 chromosome 8, bPasDom1.hap1, whole genome shotgun sequence, a single genomic window includes:
- the MMRN2 gene encoding multimerin-2 isoform X2 gives MLVKLLLVCSTVGLARLVEHADHHGDHDGSLHSLRVHETSAHPQRTPLPRHEGYWEAEGLREDTQDYPSSVISSHQEERGDLEAASPQPRNGNWCSFTQSRLVTYIEACMKEKYIVNSQQPCPNGAPDCQKIMYRTALKPVYQVKQKTLKSLQWKCCPGFTGKDCEQRDPNFILVPGTETEGQEEEFSNHMSTSVDSREMFQVIQNHEALLDDLQSDIHQAASTLGDLQRLFENNGTSMVLEVNESNSDHQERLLQQVLFPHVENFLRKQFNPVWASFNKSLQNLSNIVRNLSHDVEANKKSIERFQESTVPKKEFQELGTKFESKVQENIVKVDQAKRDIENKVHMQQANIHYNLSMIKADTDTRLKKLHKIQQSHFLALNNSIADMRQEQNLLENKLEALKKNLTELSLHHGPKDENSQLTMKHMNEILSGHAKQLKELYMESDVAFQNIAVLERWFKELKKNISKYRPEDLTITLAEKSVVMEENNAAMERQISELNYTLSNLQENYSDLLRYMEECNCQRVSTDTDVLEEDARNSTYSLEDTPSKDMKHLEAVFRDFFKSEIEELSSALPSIHLSLNLRQEENRQLQSQVMAFSEDMGLLKSKDEEIHRHIKYLNSSFSSLLKDAMRHEEALEALLRHEFLDVFFEDDFSSLIPSVFQLQESLRHFSDKLQEQNMTLESLRKRFHPLERSHQNNHDAHLPPKHPEEETQTSSTLHEVSSQRSVIEHMEPNYEAAKDDSLESSAYNDIMTLKHDIKHLSLAIKRHESRGDISLCCNHTIANVIEPLNVSVEILSADLATIKRNLEEHLVTFKKLFGSNEELGASNISLDVTKIQSMLQKKGRRQQKGQDKQRDKKRSEKHRENTQISGRSTGQTEFVEKDSLVAFHVGFSERKDKEKTVRFNETYLNYGNSYFSEHGHFKAPHKGVYLFVISVEFSSGPALGQLSFSHPAMPEFCR, from the exons GAACTGGTGTTCCTTCACGCAGTCCCGCCTGGTCACATACATAGAAGCCTGCATGAAGGAGAAGTACATTGTCAactcccagcagccctgcccaaaCGGAGCCCCAGACTGCCAGAAGATCAT GTACAGGACAGCTCTGAAGCCAGTCTACCAAGTGAAACAGAAGACTCTGAAGTCTTTGCAGTGGAAATGCTGCCCTGGATTTACTGGCAAGGACTGTGAACAGCGTG ATCCTAATTTTATTCTGGTGCCAGGAACTGAAACTGAAGGACAAGAAGAAGAGTTCTCAAACCACA TGTCAACATCAGTGGATTCAAGAGAAATGTTCCAAGTCATTCAGAATCATGAGGCTTTACTGGATGATCTTCAAAGTGATATTCATCAAGCAGCCAGCACCTTAGGTGACTTACAGAGACTATTTGAGAACAACGGTACAAGCATGGTGTTAGAAGTGAACGAGAGCAATTCAG ATCATCAGGAAAGACTTCTGCAGCAAGTTTTGTTTCCTCATGTGGAGAATTTTCTAAGGAAACAGTTTAATCCAGTGTGGGCAAGCTTCAACAAAAGCTTACAGAACCTCTCCAACATAGTAAGAAATCTGTCCCATGATGTGGAGGCCAACAAGAAAAGCATAGAAAGATTCCAAGAAAGCACTGTGCCCAAGAAGGAattccaggagctgggaacTAAATTTGAATCAAAAGTCCAAGAAAACATAGTGAAAGTTGACCAGGCAAAAAGAGATATAGAGAACAAAGTGCACATGCAGCAGGCTAATATTCACTATAATCTCAGCATGATCAAGGCAGATACTGACACAAGACTCAAGAAGCTTCATAAGATACAGCAGTCCCATTTCTTAGCTTTGAACAACAGCATAGCAGACATGAGACAAGAGCAAAACCTTCTTGAAAATAAATTGgaagctttgaaaaaaaatttaacagaaCTCTCTTTGCATCATGGTCCTAAAGATGAAAACAGCCAGTTAACCATGAAACATATGAATGAAATACTATCAGGGCATGCCAAGCAGCTTAAAGAACTTTACATGGAGTCAGATGTGGCCTTTCAGAATATTGCCGTTTTAGAGAGGTGGTTTAAGGAGTTAAAGAAAAACATCTCCAAGTACAGGCCAGAAGATCTTACAATAACTTTAGCTGAGAAATCAGTTGTTATGGAAGAAAACAACGCAGCAATGGAAAGGCAGATATCAGAGCTCAACTACACTCTCTCAAACCTTCAGGAAAACTACTCAGATCTGCTGCGGTACATGGAGGAATGCAATTGCCAGAGAGTATCTACTGACACCGATGTACTGGAGGAAGATGCAAGGAATAGCACTTATTCCCTTGAAGATACCCCGTCAAAGGATATGAAGCACTTGGAGGCAGTTTTCAGAGATTTCTTCAAGAGTGAAATTGAAGAGCTCTCCTCAGctcttccatccatccatctgtcTCTTAACCTCCGTCAAGAAGAGAACAGACAGCTTCAGTCACAGGTTATGGCTTTCTCAGAAGACATGGGCTTGCTGAAGAGCAAAGATGAAGAAATTCATCGGCACATCAAGTATCTCAACAGCTCTTTTAGCTCTCTTTTGAAAGATGCAATGCGGCACGAAGAAGCATTGGAGGCTTTACTGAGACATGAATTTCTGGATGTCTTTTTTGAAGATGATTTTAGTAGCCTAATACCATCAGTATTTCAGCTGCAAGAATCTCTCAGACACTTTTCAGATAAACTGCAAGAACAAAATATGACTTTAGAATCTCTCAGGAAGAGATTTCATCCCTTGGAGAGAAGTCACCAGAATAATCATGATGCTCACTTGCCTCCTAAGCACCCCGAGGAGGAAACACAAACCTCCTCTACTCTACACGAAGTCAGCAGTCAACGCAGTGTCATAGAACACATGGAACCTAACTATGAGGCTGCCAAAGATGACTCCTTGGAGAGCTCAGCTTACAATGATATCATGACTCTGAAGCATGATATCAAACATCTGAGCCTGGCAATCAAGAGGCATGAATCCAGAGGTGACATAAGTCTCTGCTGCAATCATACAATAGCAAATGTAATTGAGCCACTCAACGTTTCTGTAGAAATTCTCTCTGCAGATTTAGCAACCATCAAGCGGAATCTGGAGGAACATCTGGTGACTTTCAAAAAACTGTTTGGAAGTAATGAAGAATTAGGTGCCTCAAATATAAGTCTGGATGTTACTAAGATTCAGTCAATGCTGCAGAAAAAAGGGAGGAGGCAACAGAAAGGTCAAGACAAGCAAAGAGACAAGAAAAGGTCTGAGAAGCACAGAGAAAATACACAAATAAGCGGAAGAAGTACAGGGCAGACAGAATTTGTGGAAAAAG acTCATTGGTGGCATTCCACGTGGGATTCTCAGAAAGAAAGGATAAAGAAAAAACTGTGAGGTTTAATGAAACATACCTCAATTATGGAAACAGCTATTTCTCTGAACATGGCCACTTCAAAGCACCACACAAAGGTGTCTACCTGTTCGTCATCTCTGTGGAGTTCAGCTCAGGACCAGCACTGGGACAACTCTCCTTCAGCC ATCCAGCAATGCCTGAATTCTGCAGGTAA
- the MMRN2 gene encoding multimerin-2 isoform X4, with amino-acid sequence MLVKLLLVCSTVGLARLVEHADHHGDHDGSLHSLRVHETSAHPQRTPLPRHEGYWEAEGLREDTQDYPSSVISSHQEERGDLEAASPQPRNGNWCSFTQSRLVTYIEACMKEKYIVNSQQPCPNGAPDCQKIMYRTALKPVYQVKQKTLKSLQWKCCPGFTGKDCEQRDHQERLLQQVLFPHVENFLRKQFNPVWASFNKSLQNLSNIVRNLSHDVEANKKSIERFQESTVPKKEFQELGTKFESKVQENIVKVDQAKRDIENKVHMQQANIHYNLSMIKADTDTRLKKLHKIQQSHFLALNNSIADMRQEQNLLENKLEALKKNLTELSLHHGPKDENSQLTMKHMNEILSGHAKQLKELYMESDVAFQNIAVLERWFKELKKNISKYRPEDLTITLAEKSVVMEENNAAMERQISELNYTLSNLQENYSDLLRYMEECNCQRVSTDTDVLEEDARNSTYSLEDTPSKDMKHLEAVFRDFFKSEIEELSSALPSIHLSLNLRQEENRQLQSQVMAFSEDMGLLKSKDEEIHRHIKYLNSSFSSLLKDAMRHEEALEALLRHEFLDVFFEDDFSSLIPSVFQLQESLRHFSDKLQEQNMTLESLRKRFHPLERSHQNNHDAHLPPKHPEEETQTSSTLHEVSSQRSVIEHMEPNYEAAKDDSLESSAYNDIMTLKHDIKHLSLAIKRHESRGDISLCCNHTIANVIEPLNVSVEILSADLATIKRNLEEHLVTFKKLFGSNEELGASNISLDVTKIQSMLQKKGRRQQKGQDKQRDKKRSEKHRENTQISGRSTGQTEFVEKDSLVAFHVGFSERKDKEKTVRFNETYLNYGNSYFSEHGHFKAPHKGVYLFVISVEFSSGPALGQLSFSRGYKRTLSSSQRKTPHGNTMTTFALAEMEKGETVCFELLQGSVVKRSPPGTTMGGFLISKT; translated from the exons GAACTGGTGTTCCTTCACGCAGTCCCGCCTGGTCACATACATAGAAGCCTGCATGAAGGAGAAGTACATTGTCAactcccagcagccctgcccaaaCGGAGCCCCAGACTGCCAGAAGATCAT GTACAGGACAGCTCTGAAGCCAGTCTACCAAGTGAAACAGAAGACTCTGAAGTCTTTGCAGTGGAAATGCTGCCCTGGATTTACTGGCAAGGACTGTGAACAGCGTG ATCATCAGGAAAGACTTCTGCAGCAAGTTTTGTTTCCTCATGTGGAGAATTTTCTAAGGAAACAGTTTAATCCAGTGTGGGCAAGCTTCAACAAAAGCTTACAGAACCTCTCCAACATAGTAAGAAATCTGTCCCATGATGTGGAGGCCAACAAGAAAAGCATAGAAAGATTCCAAGAAAGCACTGTGCCCAAGAAGGAattccaggagctgggaacTAAATTTGAATCAAAAGTCCAAGAAAACATAGTGAAAGTTGACCAGGCAAAAAGAGATATAGAGAACAAAGTGCACATGCAGCAGGCTAATATTCACTATAATCTCAGCATGATCAAGGCAGATACTGACACAAGACTCAAGAAGCTTCATAAGATACAGCAGTCCCATTTCTTAGCTTTGAACAACAGCATAGCAGACATGAGACAAGAGCAAAACCTTCTTGAAAATAAATTGgaagctttgaaaaaaaatttaacagaaCTCTCTTTGCATCATGGTCCTAAAGATGAAAACAGCCAGTTAACCATGAAACATATGAATGAAATACTATCAGGGCATGCCAAGCAGCTTAAAGAACTTTACATGGAGTCAGATGTGGCCTTTCAGAATATTGCCGTTTTAGAGAGGTGGTTTAAGGAGTTAAAGAAAAACATCTCCAAGTACAGGCCAGAAGATCTTACAATAACTTTAGCTGAGAAATCAGTTGTTATGGAAGAAAACAACGCAGCAATGGAAAGGCAGATATCAGAGCTCAACTACACTCTCTCAAACCTTCAGGAAAACTACTCAGATCTGCTGCGGTACATGGAGGAATGCAATTGCCAGAGAGTATCTACTGACACCGATGTACTGGAGGAAGATGCAAGGAATAGCACTTATTCCCTTGAAGATACCCCGTCAAAGGATATGAAGCACTTGGAGGCAGTTTTCAGAGATTTCTTCAAGAGTGAAATTGAAGAGCTCTCCTCAGctcttccatccatccatctgtcTCTTAACCTCCGTCAAGAAGAGAACAGACAGCTTCAGTCACAGGTTATGGCTTTCTCAGAAGACATGGGCTTGCTGAAGAGCAAAGATGAAGAAATTCATCGGCACATCAAGTATCTCAACAGCTCTTTTAGCTCTCTTTTGAAAGATGCAATGCGGCACGAAGAAGCATTGGAGGCTTTACTGAGACATGAATTTCTGGATGTCTTTTTTGAAGATGATTTTAGTAGCCTAATACCATCAGTATTTCAGCTGCAAGAATCTCTCAGACACTTTTCAGATAAACTGCAAGAACAAAATATGACTTTAGAATCTCTCAGGAAGAGATTTCATCCCTTGGAGAGAAGTCACCAGAATAATCATGATGCTCACTTGCCTCCTAAGCACCCCGAGGAGGAAACACAAACCTCCTCTACTCTACACGAAGTCAGCAGTCAACGCAGTGTCATAGAACACATGGAACCTAACTATGAGGCTGCCAAAGATGACTCCTTGGAGAGCTCAGCTTACAATGATATCATGACTCTGAAGCATGATATCAAACATCTGAGCCTGGCAATCAAGAGGCATGAATCCAGAGGTGACATAAGTCTCTGCTGCAATCATACAATAGCAAATGTAATTGAGCCACTCAACGTTTCTGTAGAAATTCTCTCTGCAGATTTAGCAACCATCAAGCGGAATCTGGAGGAACATCTGGTGACTTTCAAAAAACTGTTTGGAAGTAATGAAGAATTAGGTGCCTCAAATATAAGTCTGGATGTTACTAAGATTCAGTCAATGCTGCAGAAAAAAGGGAGGAGGCAACAGAAAGGTCAAGACAAGCAAAGAGACAAGAAAAGGTCTGAGAAGCACAGAGAAAATACACAAATAAGCGGAAGAAGTACAGGGCAGACAGAATTTGTGGAAAAAG acTCATTGGTGGCATTCCACGTGGGATTCTCAGAAAGAAAGGATAAAGAAAAAACTGTGAGGTTTAATGAAACATACCTCAATTATGGAAACAGCTATTTCTCTGAACATGGCCACTTCAAAGCACCACACAAAGGTGTCTACCTGTTCGTCATCTCTGTGGAGTTCAGCTCAGGACCAGCACTGGGACAACTCTCCTTCAGCCGTGGGTACAAAAGAACTCTCTCAAGCAGTCAGAGGAAAACCCCACATGGAAACACCATGACTACATTTGCTTTAGCAGAAATGGAGAAGGGGGAGACAGTGTGCTTTGAATTGCTGCAAGGCTCTGTAGTGAAGCGAAGCCCGCCTGGGACAACTATGGGTGGATTCCTAATATCTAAAACTTGA
- the MMRN2 gene encoding multimerin-2 isoform X3, giving the protein MLVKLLLVCSTVGLARLVEHADHHGDHDGSLHSLRVHETSAHPQRTPLPRHEGYWEAEGLREDTQDYPSSVISSHQEERGDLEAASPQPRNGNWCSFTQSRLVTYIEACMKEKYIVNSQQPCPNGAPDCQKIMYRTALKPVYQVKQKTLKSLQWKCCPGFTGKDCEQRDPNFILVPGTETEGQEEEFSNHNHQERLLQQVLFPHVENFLRKQFNPVWASFNKSLQNLSNIVRNLSHDVEANKKSIERFQESTVPKKEFQELGTKFESKVQENIVKVDQAKRDIENKVHMQQANIHYNLSMIKADTDTRLKKLHKIQQSHFLALNNSIADMRQEQNLLENKLEALKKNLTELSLHHGPKDENSQLTMKHMNEILSGHAKQLKELYMESDVAFQNIAVLERWFKELKKNISKYRPEDLTITLAEKSVVMEENNAAMERQISELNYTLSNLQENYSDLLRYMEECNCQRVSTDTDVLEEDARNSTYSLEDTPSKDMKHLEAVFRDFFKSEIEELSSALPSIHLSLNLRQEENRQLQSQVMAFSEDMGLLKSKDEEIHRHIKYLNSSFSSLLKDAMRHEEALEALLRHEFLDVFFEDDFSSLIPSVFQLQESLRHFSDKLQEQNMTLESLRKRFHPLERSHQNNHDAHLPPKHPEEETQTSSTLHEVSSQRSVIEHMEPNYEAAKDDSLESSAYNDIMTLKHDIKHLSLAIKRHESRGDISLCCNHTIANVIEPLNVSVEILSADLATIKRNLEEHLVTFKKLFGSNEELGASNISLDVTKIQSMLQKKGRRQQKGQDKQRDKKRSEKHRENTQISGRSTGQTEFVEKDSLVAFHVGFSERKDKEKTVRFNETYLNYGNSYFSEHGHFKAPHKGVYLFVISVEFSSGPALGQLSFSRGYKRTLSSSQRKTPHGNTMTTFALAEMEKGETVCFELLQGSVVKRSPPGTTMGGFLISKT; this is encoded by the exons GAACTGGTGTTCCTTCACGCAGTCCCGCCTGGTCACATACATAGAAGCCTGCATGAAGGAGAAGTACATTGTCAactcccagcagccctgcccaaaCGGAGCCCCAGACTGCCAGAAGATCAT GTACAGGACAGCTCTGAAGCCAGTCTACCAAGTGAAACAGAAGACTCTGAAGTCTTTGCAGTGGAAATGCTGCCCTGGATTTACTGGCAAGGACTGTGAACAGCGTG ATCCTAATTTTATTCTGGTGCCAGGAACTGAAACTGAAGGACAAGAAGAAGAGTTCTCAAACCACA ATCATCAGGAAAGACTTCTGCAGCAAGTTTTGTTTCCTCATGTGGAGAATTTTCTAAGGAAACAGTTTAATCCAGTGTGGGCAAGCTTCAACAAAAGCTTACAGAACCTCTCCAACATAGTAAGAAATCTGTCCCATGATGTGGAGGCCAACAAGAAAAGCATAGAAAGATTCCAAGAAAGCACTGTGCCCAAGAAGGAattccaggagctgggaacTAAATTTGAATCAAAAGTCCAAGAAAACATAGTGAAAGTTGACCAGGCAAAAAGAGATATAGAGAACAAAGTGCACATGCAGCAGGCTAATATTCACTATAATCTCAGCATGATCAAGGCAGATACTGACACAAGACTCAAGAAGCTTCATAAGATACAGCAGTCCCATTTCTTAGCTTTGAACAACAGCATAGCAGACATGAGACAAGAGCAAAACCTTCTTGAAAATAAATTGgaagctttgaaaaaaaatttaacagaaCTCTCTTTGCATCATGGTCCTAAAGATGAAAACAGCCAGTTAACCATGAAACATATGAATGAAATACTATCAGGGCATGCCAAGCAGCTTAAAGAACTTTACATGGAGTCAGATGTGGCCTTTCAGAATATTGCCGTTTTAGAGAGGTGGTTTAAGGAGTTAAAGAAAAACATCTCCAAGTACAGGCCAGAAGATCTTACAATAACTTTAGCTGAGAAATCAGTTGTTATGGAAGAAAACAACGCAGCAATGGAAAGGCAGATATCAGAGCTCAACTACACTCTCTCAAACCTTCAGGAAAACTACTCAGATCTGCTGCGGTACATGGAGGAATGCAATTGCCAGAGAGTATCTACTGACACCGATGTACTGGAGGAAGATGCAAGGAATAGCACTTATTCCCTTGAAGATACCCCGTCAAAGGATATGAAGCACTTGGAGGCAGTTTTCAGAGATTTCTTCAAGAGTGAAATTGAAGAGCTCTCCTCAGctcttccatccatccatctgtcTCTTAACCTCCGTCAAGAAGAGAACAGACAGCTTCAGTCACAGGTTATGGCTTTCTCAGAAGACATGGGCTTGCTGAAGAGCAAAGATGAAGAAATTCATCGGCACATCAAGTATCTCAACAGCTCTTTTAGCTCTCTTTTGAAAGATGCAATGCGGCACGAAGAAGCATTGGAGGCTTTACTGAGACATGAATTTCTGGATGTCTTTTTTGAAGATGATTTTAGTAGCCTAATACCATCAGTATTTCAGCTGCAAGAATCTCTCAGACACTTTTCAGATAAACTGCAAGAACAAAATATGACTTTAGAATCTCTCAGGAAGAGATTTCATCCCTTGGAGAGAAGTCACCAGAATAATCATGATGCTCACTTGCCTCCTAAGCACCCCGAGGAGGAAACACAAACCTCCTCTACTCTACACGAAGTCAGCAGTCAACGCAGTGTCATAGAACACATGGAACCTAACTATGAGGCTGCCAAAGATGACTCCTTGGAGAGCTCAGCTTACAATGATATCATGACTCTGAAGCATGATATCAAACATCTGAGCCTGGCAATCAAGAGGCATGAATCCAGAGGTGACATAAGTCTCTGCTGCAATCATACAATAGCAAATGTAATTGAGCCACTCAACGTTTCTGTAGAAATTCTCTCTGCAGATTTAGCAACCATCAAGCGGAATCTGGAGGAACATCTGGTGACTTTCAAAAAACTGTTTGGAAGTAATGAAGAATTAGGTGCCTCAAATATAAGTCTGGATGTTACTAAGATTCAGTCAATGCTGCAGAAAAAAGGGAGGAGGCAACAGAAAGGTCAAGACAAGCAAAGAGACAAGAAAAGGTCTGAGAAGCACAGAGAAAATACACAAATAAGCGGAAGAAGTACAGGGCAGACAGAATTTGTGGAAAAAG acTCATTGGTGGCATTCCACGTGGGATTCTCAGAAAGAAAGGATAAAGAAAAAACTGTGAGGTTTAATGAAACATACCTCAATTATGGAAACAGCTATTTCTCTGAACATGGCCACTTCAAAGCACCACACAAAGGTGTCTACCTGTTCGTCATCTCTGTGGAGTTCAGCTCAGGACCAGCACTGGGACAACTCTCCTTCAGCCGTGGGTACAAAAGAACTCTCTCAAGCAGTCAGAGGAAAACCCCACATGGAAACACCATGACTACATTTGCTTTAGCAGAAATGGAGAAGGGGGAGACAGTGTGCTTTGAATTGCTGCAAGGCTCTGTAGTGAAGCGAAGCCCGCCTGGGACAACTATGGGTGGATTCCTAATATCTAAAACTTGA
- the MMRN2 gene encoding multimerin-2 isoform X1, whose amino-acid sequence MLVKLLLVCSTVGLARLVEHADHHGDHDGSLHSLRVHETSAHPQRTPLPRHEGYWEAEGLREDTQDYPSSVISSHQEERGDLEAASPQPRNGNWCSFTQSRLVTYIEACMKEKYIVNSQQPCPNGAPDCQKIMYRTALKPVYQVKQKTLKSLQWKCCPGFTGKDCEQRDPNFILVPGTETEGQEEEFSNHMSTSVDSREMFQVIQNHEALLDDLQSDIHQAASTLGDLQRLFENNGTSMVLEVNESNSDHQERLLQQVLFPHVENFLRKQFNPVWASFNKSLQNLSNIVRNLSHDVEANKKSIERFQESTVPKKEFQELGTKFESKVQENIVKVDQAKRDIENKVHMQQANIHYNLSMIKADTDTRLKKLHKIQQSHFLALNNSIADMRQEQNLLENKLEALKKNLTELSLHHGPKDENSQLTMKHMNEILSGHAKQLKELYMESDVAFQNIAVLERWFKELKKNISKYRPEDLTITLAEKSVVMEENNAAMERQISELNYTLSNLQENYSDLLRYMEECNCQRVSTDTDVLEEDARNSTYSLEDTPSKDMKHLEAVFRDFFKSEIEELSSALPSIHLSLNLRQEENRQLQSQVMAFSEDMGLLKSKDEEIHRHIKYLNSSFSSLLKDAMRHEEALEALLRHEFLDVFFEDDFSSLIPSVFQLQESLRHFSDKLQEQNMTLESLRKRFHPLERSHQNNHDAHLPPKHPEEETQTSSTLHEVSSQRSVIEHMEPNYEAAKDDSLESSAYNDIMTLKHDIKHLSLAIKRHESRGDISLCCNHTIANVIEPLNVSVEILSADLATIKRNLEEHLVTFKKLFGSNEELGASNISLDVTKIQSMLQKKGRRQQKGQDKQRDKKRSEKHRENTQISGRSTGQTEFVEKDSLVAFHVGFSERKDKEKTVRFNETYLNYGNSYFSEHGHFKAPHKGVYLFVISVEFSSGPALGQLSFSRGYKRTLSSSQRKTPHGNTMTTFALAEMEKGETVCFELLQGSVVKRSPPGTTMGGFLISKT is encoded by the exons GAACTGGTGTTCCTTCACGCAGTCCCGCCTGGTCACATACATAGAAGCCTGCATGAAGGAGAAGTACATTGTCAactcccagcagccctgcccaaaCGGAGCCCCAGACTGCCAGAAGATCAT GTACAGGACAGCTCTGAAGCCAGTCTACCAAGTGAAACAGAAGACTCTGAAGTCTTTGCAGTGGAAATGCTGCCCTGGATTTACTGGCAAGGACTGTGAACAGCGTG ATCCTAATTTTATTCTGGTGCCAGGAACTGAAACTGAAGGACAAGAAGAAGAGTTCTCAAACCACA TGTCAACATCAGTGGATTCAAGAGAAATGTTCCAAGTCATTCAGAATCATGAGGCTTTACTGGATGATCTTCAAAGTGATATTCATCAAGCAGCCAGCACCTTAGGTGACTTACAGAGACTATTTGAGAACAACGGTACAAGCATGGTGTTAGAAGTGAACGAGAGCAATTCAG ATCATCAGGAAAGACTTCTGCAGCAAGTTTTGTTTCCTCATGTGGAGAATTTTCTAAGGAAACAGTTTAATCCAGTGTGGGCAAGCTTCAACAAAAGCTTACAGAACCTCTCCAACATAGTAAGAAATCTGTCCCATGATGTGGAGGCCAACAAGAAAAGCATAGAAAGATTCCAAGAAAGCACTGTGCCCAAGAAGGAattccaggagctgggaacTAAATTTGAATCAAAAGTCCAAGAAAACATAGTGAAAGTTGACCAGGCAAAAAGAGATATAGAGAACAAAGTGCACATGCAGCAGGCTAATATTCACTATAATCTCAGCATGATCAAGGCAGATACTGACACAAGACTCAAGAAGCTTCATAAGATACAGCAGTCCCATTTCTTAGCTTTGAACAACAGCATAGCAGACATGAGACAAGAGCAAAACCTTCTTGAAAATAAATTGgaagctttgaaaaaaaatttaacagaaCTCTCTTTGCATCATGGTCCTAAAGATGAAAACAGCCAGTTAACCATGAAACATATGAATGAAATACTATCAGGGCATGCCAAGCAGCTTAAAGAACTTTACATGGAGTCAGATGTGGCCTTTCAGAATATTGCCGTTTTAGAGAGGTGGTTTAAGGAGTTAAAGAAAAACATCTCCAAGTACAGGCCAGAAGATCTTACAATAACTTTAGCTGAGAAATCAGTTGTTATGGAAGAAAACAACGCAGCAATGGAAAGGCAGATATCAGAGCTCAACTACACTCTCTCAAACCTTCAGGAAAACTACTCAGATCTGCTGCGGTACATGGAGGAATGCAATTGCCAGAGAGTATCTACTGACACCGATGTACTGGAGGAAGATGCAAGGAATAGCACTTATTCCCTTGAAGATACCCCGTCAAAGGATATGAAGCACTTGGAGGCAGTTTTCAGAGATTTCTTCAAGAGTGAAATTGAAGAGCTCTCCTCAGctcttccatccatccatctgtcTCTTAACCTCCGTCAAGAAGAGAACAGACAGCTTCAGTCACAGGTTATGGCTTTCTCAGAAGACATGGGCTTGCTGAAGAGCAAAGATGAAGAAATTCATCGGCACATCAAGTATCTCAACAGCTCTTTTAGCTCTCTTTTGAAAGATGCAATGCGGCACGAAGAAGCATTGGAGGCTTTACTGAGACATGAATTTCTGGATGTCTTTTTTGAAGATGATTTTAGTAGCCTAATACCATCAGTATTTCAGCTGCAAGAATCTCTCAGACACTTTTCAGATAAACTGCAAGAACAAAATATGACTTTAGAATCTCTCAGGAAGAGATTTCATCCCTTGGAGAGAAGTCACCAGAATAATCATGATGCTCACTTGCCTCCTAAGCACCCCGAGGAGGAAACACAAACCTCCTCTACTCTACACGAAGTCAGCAGTCAACGCAGTGTCATAGAACACATGGAACCTAACTATGAGGCTGCCAAAGATGACTCCTTGGAGAGCTCAGCTTACAATGATATCATGACTCTGAAGCATGATATCAAACATCTGAGCCTGGCAATCAAGAGGCATGAATCCAGAGGTGACATAAGTCTCTGCTGCAATCATACAATAGCAAATGTAATTGAGCCACTCAACGTTTCTGTAGAAATTCTCTCTGCAGATTTAGCAACCATCAAGCGGAATCTGGAGGAACATCTGGTGACTTTCAAAAAACTGTTTGGAAGTAATGAAGAATTAGGTGCCTCAAATATAAGTCTGGATGTTACTAAGATTCAGTCAATGCTGCAGAAAAAAGGGAGGAGGCAACAGAAAGGTCAAGACAAGCAAAGAGACAAGAAAAGGTCTGAGAAGCACAGAGAAAATACACAAATAAGCGGAAGAAGTACAGGGCAGACAGAATTTGTGGAAAAAG acTCATTGGTGGCATTCCACGTGGGATTCTCAGAAAGAAAGGATAAAGAAAAAACTGTGAGGTTTAATGAAACATACCTCAATTATGGAAACAGCTATTTCTCTGAACATGGCCACTTCAAAGCACCACACAAAGGTGTCTACCTGTTCGTCATCTCTGTGGAGTTCAGCTCAGGACCAGCACTGGGACAACTCTCCTTCAGCCGTGGGTACAAAAGAACTCTCTCAAGCAGTCAGAGGAAAACCCCACATGGAAACACCATGACTACATTTGCTTTAGCAGAAATGGAGAAGGGGGAGACAGTGTGCTTTGAATTGCTGCAAGGCTCTGTAGTGAAGCGAAGCCCGCCTGGGACAACTATGGGTGGATTCCTAATATCTAAAACTTGA